The Castanea sativa cultivar Marrone di Chiusa Pesio chromosome 4, ASM4071231v1 sequence AAACCCAATCAAATCTCATCCGCCCCTCTTTTTACTCTCATccacttctcttttttctctcttgacCTTACCCCAAAATCAaatctcgctctctctctccaaacccaaacacacacacacacacacacacacacacacacacactatctGGTGAAACCCTAATTCCCAATTCGATCTGCAAATGCCGCCACCGAACAACAAATCGATGATGATGAACACGAGGCCAGGAAGAATCGGCGGCGACTCCGACGAATCGGAGACGCCGTCGAACAATCTCTGGGTCGGTAACCTAGCCAGCGACGTTGCGGACTCAGATCTCATGGATCTCTTCGCCCAGTATGGTGCGCTCGATAGCGTCACCTCCTACTCTTCTCGCAGCTACGCTTTCGTCTTCTTCAAGCGAATCGAAGACGCTAAGGCCGCCAAGGATACCTTACAAGGCGCCGATCTCCATGGCCACCCTATCAAGATCGAGTTCGCTCGTCCGGTTTGTtctcatcaatttgttcttctcctgtgtatatatataaatacgaTTCGTTTCGTGACTTTGAAGTTTTGTGCAGTTTTTTATGCGTTTCAGCAACTTTTGAGTTTCAACCTTTTCATAATGATTCCTTATCAAATCAGATCCCTagaagaatgattttttttttttgattctcGGGATTAGGAATTAGGTTCAATTCGATTCTGCGTGCAATTGTCACTCAGATTTGGAGATCAATGTGATCTAGAATTTAATTTGGGTTTAGACAAAGGGATAATGAAGTAAAAGCAAACAAACCCTTGATGATGATTACTTATCAAATCAGAtcattaaaagaataattttaattttaattttaaattttgggattAGGAAGTAGGTTCAATTTGGTTTTGTGTGAAATTGTCACTaagattataatttaaaattgggtTCTAACTAAGGGATAATTTTTGGGATTAGGAAATAGGTTCAATTTGGTTTTGTGAGCAATTGTCAATAAGATTTAAAGATCAATGggatcaaattttaaaattgggttTTAACAAAGGGATAATGAAGTAAAGGGAAGTTCATGccattttgtagtaaaaaacaaatcataattAGTTTACGGCTTATACAAACTTCAGTATTACCGTCTCAACCCAATGTTGATTTCTAAGATCCAATGGGATCAGATTATGCAGTTAACCATGATGAAGaatttgcgtttttttttttttgggggtgtgTTTGATTATTGTGAATGGGGTAATTAGGTTTAATTCTATTGTAGGCCGTGCACAACATAACGTCAAGAGCAATGCTTCGGACAAGTAATAATgctttattgaaaaataaaagaaaactttcCCAAGGTACACAGGCAGTGTACTCTGTATACAACAAAACATCCACAAAggttacataaataaaaaattcttctcTCAAATGTAGTTTTCATTGTAGGGTACTTGCCCATGAAGTTTATAGCAGTAGGTTTGGCAAACCCTAGTAACAGCATACAAACCCTGTCAATGGGGATgctaaaattacatttttaattttacaaaaattttaccaCTTCAAGGCACTCGGTCGCAAAATGTGAATGCTTTGTAGCAAAAGTACCTAATCACCTTCGAACACGTCAACATTAAACAGATTTTCACATATAGTATCTCTCCACAAATTTGAATATAATGAGGTGGTTTCGTagatatataaacaaatttaatgAAAGCAATAGAACGACACTTTGCTCTAATTATGCAAATTTGAGGACCGAGAGTTGGAGCAGCACCTTAAGTGAGGATGTGAGGATCAAATTGATGCAAAGCATTCTCTTGATAAAAAGCACCAAATAGATGAACTCAAGTTGCATGTGTGTTCTACTGATCAATTCCACTAGGGATCAGAAATTGAGCTTGAGGTTTACTGTAAATTCGTTTTCAATTGTCATTTCTCAGATGATGAAAAATGTTACattgatttcaaatttcaaataattaaatatagattattattgTGAATTCTGATTATGGTAACTTTGCTAGAACCTTGGGCTTCATATCAAGTTAGGAGCTGGTTAGTTTTCATATATAAGAGGCACCACAATGCAAAAAACAGCCTTAAAATTTTGCCAAACACTATAATATGTGCTATgcatataaattatttttcaattctgACAAAATGTGATCTCATTACACAAGCATTTTGATACCTAACAATGACTTTGAGAAGAGCCAAGAATTTGAGAGAGAtctggattttaatttttaaaatttctggCATTGAGTGTACTTGATTCTTGCTGTAAGGGTGCTCATGGATAAAATATCCTTTCTACATAGGTTATCCTTCTAAATCTTATCTCAGCTTAAAAGAATGGCTGCAAGAGCTGTATGTGTGCAGTACTTCAATCTTGTAAGAGATTTTTAATGCCTATAAACAAGGCTGATAGGGAGTAGTTTTGACAAACCTTTCTCTTCAGAGAGTCTCCAATAGAGCTGCATCCTTCCTACTCAGACCTGATAATGCTTacttcaaatttatattttatgggTGATAACCAGCTTTGTTGGATATAAGAATTCTTCAAATTAACATCAATGACATCATCAGcctgtgcatttttttttttttaatacttttacaGTAGAAGCCACCAATTCTTTGCCAATCTTTGGATCAATATTGCTCTAGCATTTCAACAAGTGAAGTCACCAACACTAATCACTCACCTTCTGATTTGACCTTTCTTGAAAATACCATCTAAGGGCCTGATGtattcatattaaaaattatttacaaagtTTGCTTTATAAACTTTAGAGAATGAAGAGGGATTGTTGAAAAAGATATCCTTGATCTAAGATTCCTTTCTGGCATGAAGGGATTTGAAATCCCTACATGCTTCTTGCACTTGATCATGTAATCAACAATACAAATATGATCATTTGATTGTGTTATGTAATGGGTTGGAAAAAATTCCTCCCAACTCTTATATAAAAGTACTATCATacctatcaaaataaaaaagattccTCCCAATTTGTTTGGAGAAAAACTGTCCTTAATATATGTGTGAATGATATCTGACTGCTATATGCATGGCATTGATGTTTTATCTGAAGACtaatgttttattataattgtaaaGATAAATACATCTGCTTCTACAGGCTAATAAAGAACTTCATTGGTTGTTCATGGATTAGTAGTACCAGCAATTTCAAGATAGTAatatggtttttcttttttcctttgacATCAAATTGGTCTTTTGAACCCAAATATAGTACTTCgtctttttagtatttttttttttctattgaacTATCTAATGATGCAATTTTGAGATgcttataaatattaaaaaatcccACTTTTCAGGCAAAACCTTCTAAGCATCTATGGGTGGGTGGAATTAGCCCAGTAGTTTCCAAGGAAGAATTGGAAGAAGAATTTCTTAAGTTTGGTAAAGTTGAGGATTTTAAGTTCCTTAGAGACCGCAATACTGCATTTGTTGAATACCTTAGATTGGAAGATGCTTCCCAAGCCATGAGAAACATGAATGGTAAGCGCATTGGTGGTGAGCAGATACGTGTGGATTTCCTCCGGTCGCAGCCCACGAGAAGAGTAAGTCTCTTGTACAGaactttagttttctttttatgagaTGTTGTAACTGTTATTCAGAACTTTCTTTTCACTTCAATCTGCAATGAGCTTTATATGTCTGTGTTCATATCAACAGGAGCAGTGGCCTGACTCCAGAGATGGGGACTTTCAGGGCAGAAGCATGGGACCTGCTGATTCCCATTTAGGTCATAAGAGACAACTGGTGAGTCTCAGCCTGATAACTCTGTTTTACTAGATAAGGCAAAACTTTCTGTTCACAGCATGTCTCTGGTGCTATGTGTCTCAGAGGAATTGTGTAGACTGGTTGCATCAAATTATTTCTATCCTACAATGGACCAAATCACTGATTTGGTTGGATCtggcactatttttttttttattgttgatcTGCTTATAGAATCTTACATGAAGTATTCGCCTATTGCTTCCTTTTATAGGGTTATGTTgctttaaatttcttttatcttgttACAGCATCTTCAGTCCTCTGTGGGGCGAAAAGGAGATGGTCAACCCAGTAATGTTTTGTGGGTAGGTTACCCTCCTTCTGTTCAGATTGACGAACAAATGCTCCATAATGCCATGATCTTATTTGGTGAAATCGAGAGAATTAAGAGTTTTCCTTCAAGACACTACTCCTTTGTAGAATTTAGGAGTGTGGATGAAGCTCGCCGAGCTAAGGAGGGTTTGCAGGGCCGGCTTTTTAACGATCCTAGAATAAGCATTATGTTTTCAAGTAGTGAGCTGGCACCTGGCAAAGAGTACTCTAATTTTTATGCTGGAACTAAAGGGCCAAGGCCAGAGTTTTTTAATGAACATCCTTTTCGACCTGTACAGATGGATGTGTTTGGTCATAATCATCCTATGGTCCCAAATAATTTCCCTGGACCGTTACCATCTATTCCAATGAGGCCTTTTGGTCGTCAAGGTAGTCTTGAACCTCTGCTTCCAGGCCCAGAATTTGATGATTTGACCACACATCATAATTTTCAGGATGGTAACTTGAAAAATATGATGGGTCCAAACTGGAAAAGGCCATCTCCTGCACCTGGAATGCTCCCTTCTCCTGCACAAGGTATCAGACCACCCCCAAGATCCACATCTGGTTCTTGGGACGTACTTGACATGAATCAGTTTCAAAGGGGTTCTAAAAGGTCGAGGATAGATGATGCTTTGTCCATTGAAGATGCACCTTTTCCTTTGAGAAAGATTGATGACCGGGGCTTGGGATTGGATCAATCATATGGGCTTGGTCCAGTGACTGATGGAGGTGGTGGACCTTTTGCAAATGTTCAAGGGAAGAGTAGCCTTAGTCCTGTGGGTGCAAGGGTCATGGCTGGTGGACCTGGTCAGGGTCAAGTTGATAATGATTACATATGGCGTGGCATTATTGCTAAGGGGGGCACTCCTGTTTGTCAAGCTCGTTGCATCCCTTTAGGAAAAGGAATTGAGAGTGAGCTGTGAGTATaattttctcttcttattttCTGTCTTTcgtatcattttctttttgctgcT is a genomic window containing:
- the LOC142631126 gene encoding flowering time control protein FPA, producing MPPPNNKSMMMNTRPGRIGGDSDESETPSNNLWVGNLASDVADSDLMDLFAQYGALDSVTSYSSRSYAFVFFKRIEDAKAAKDTLQGADLHGHPIKIEFARPAKPSKHLWVGGISPVVSKEELEEEFLKFGKVEDFKFLRDRNTAFVEYLRLEDASQAMRNMNGKRIGGEQIRVDFLRSQPTRREQWPDSRDGDFQGRSMGPADSHLGHKRQLHLQSSVGRKGDGQPSNVLWVGYPPSVQIDEQMLHNAMILFGEIERIKSFPSRHYSFVEFRSVDEARRAKEGLQGRLFNDPRISIMFSSSELAPGKEYSNFYAGTKGPRPEFFNEHPFRPVQMDVFGHNHPMVPNNFPGPLPSIPMRPFGRQGSLEPLLPGPEFDDLTTHHNFQDGNLKNMMGPNWKRPSPAPGMLPSPAQGIRPPPRSTSGSWDVLDMNQFQRGSKRSRIDDALSIEDAPFPLRKIDDRGLGLDQSYGLGPVTDGGGGPFANVQGKSSLSPVGARVMAGGPGQGQVDNDYIWRGIIAKGGTPVCQARCIPLGKGIESELPEVVNCSARTGLDMLTKHYADAIGFDIVFFLPDSEDDFASYTEFLRYLGAKNRAGVAKFDDGTTLFLVPPSDFLTNVLKVAGPERLYGVVLKFPQQVSSGTSIPQQSHLPIPSSQYMDRQQIPPRTEYGVISSKEEQALPMDYDRVLHEDAKLPPKSQFPIASESPAMQPVPQDYASTNALSASQAGVTLTPELIATLASLLPANAQSSGLESAKPALGSSSVRPSIPPQVGPNKGTPSQDWKQDNQASDHMGHPLQQLGNQFNPHVQNLSQYQPYPSVSSTPTHSASLLHGNAQIHDSSISLPTQAAILSRPLNQSGQLAASPHVSQQYQHEIPPSSQRGYGMVNGMEASGLYSSQAFQPANSPLTSSNQAHGSLHSQPPSSEIPNQMQQLQSALFGAGQGTPEVEVDKNQRYQSTLQFAANLLLQIQQQQTTNQSGRGPGNQQ